The Gordonia terrae genome contains the following window.
CTGATCCGCGAAGCCGGGCTCGCGACCACCGCCACCGGAACCCTGCTGCCCATCCGGGACGTCATCGCGCTCGCCGCGGATATGCAGCCCTGGCTGGCGATCTTCAAAGACCACACCGCGGTGCCTTTGCACTTCGGTAGGGGTAAGCGTCTCGCCACCCGCGAACAACGCCTCGTCTCCTTCGCCCGCCCCGACGGCGAAGTGTGCTCCGCACCCGGATGCGACCAGCCCGCCACCCACGTCGAACTCCACCACGCCCAGAAAGACTGGGCCAAAGGTGGTTCCACCGACATCGACGACCTCGCACCGGCCTGCCCCCGCCACAACCGCATGGTCGGCGACCAGCCCGGCCAGTACACCACCCGCATCGAACGGTCCGGCCCCGACGAAGGCCGCTGCCTCTGGCGACTCAACACCGAACCCGGCGCGCCACCCAACCCCGACCGCCTCAACCGCCGGCCCGACATACCCCGGCGGTTCACCACACACCTGAACACAGTGCGCAACGAGATCCACGGACCGACCACCCGGCCCGGCGACCAAGCACGCCCGTACGGCCACACCCACGACGACGCGCGCCGCTCATGGTCGACGATCAGCCACGTCATCGACGTCCGACCACCCCGACCCAGCCTACGACAGCTTCACCCCTCCCTCATCGAAGCACACCTCATGGAGCTCCTCGCACGTAACTGACTGCGCTGCAACGCAAGACGACCCTTCGAGGCTCGTCGACCTCGACGCGCTCCTTTGTCGCTTGCTCGGCCCGGCGGTTAACGCCCATCGCACCCCAGGGAGCAGGTGGATCCTTGCGGCCACGCAAGGCGCTAGCCGTTACTCGACGGACTTCACGACCGCGTCGACGGCCAGGTACAGAATGGCGTTCTCCCGCTCGAGGATCGACATGTCTCCGGGCAGCGCCCGCTCGATCGACACCCCGCTGACGACGGCGTTCAGAAAACTCGCCTGTTGGGACACATCACCGTCGACCAGCGCCCCCTCTTCGTCCAGGACTGTCAGCCAATGTTCCATCCGGCGCACCCCTTCCGCCGCCATCGCCAGGTACGCCGAACGTGTCTCGTCCGTGGGCTCGGGAACGATGAACGCGTCGAAGACCTTGATCCAGGCTTTCCGCGCCTCATCTCCCGCACTCGGGGCAAGCACCTTCCGCAGACACTGCACCAACCGATCCCGCGCCGGCACCGACCGGTCATGGATCACGTCGTCGTCCGAGGTCGCCACATCGTAGATCGTGCGCAGAACCGCATCACGCAGAGCACGCTGCGTGGGGAAATGATGCCGCAACGACCCCATGCTCACCCCCGCACGCGATGCCACCGCTCGCACACTTAGCGACGACGCCGGATCCTCACCGACCATCTCGCACGCCGCGATCAGCACCTTCGCCCGGGAGTCCAGTTCTGACTTCTGCGCCACCGTCACCTCTCTCGCCCGCGGGTTCTCGTGTGACCACGCACCCTCGGTCAACCAACACACTGTACTAGCACAGTGTGCTAGCGTGTGATCACTACCGAAATAGTACAGCGTGCTAGTGCCATGAACAGGAGTGATACGCCGTGTTCCACCAGTGGATGCAACAACGCACCGCACAACGGATGACCCCCGGCGACGGCCGGCCCCTGCAGCGGTTCCGGTGGTGGCAGTTGCCCGGGCGCGCGCTGTTCCACCTCCAGCTAGACACGATCTACGCGGTGGACGTCCGGCACTGGCAGAACCAGAGCTCCGACGAGGTGACGGCCGACCTGTATCGCGCAGGCAAGCAGATCGCGGTGTCGAAACTTCCGGCAGCGTTCCCCGTCGAAGGCGGCACGATCCAGGTGGCGATGAGCGGATCAGGCCTCAAGCGGTGCCACTACGTCGCCGACGACGGCCGTGAACGGCAACTGAGTCCGGACCCGGCCTCGGCTGAGGGGCGTCGCGCTCGACTTGCGCAGAACCACCCACTCACCAGCCGGTTGATCGCCACCTCCTCGGCGGTCTTGCTGATCGTCGGGGTCGCACTCCTCATCCTGCAGGTCGCCGAACCCATCTCCCGGATCCCGCCGATCGCGGAATCCATCGGATCGATCACATCCCCGGTCCAACTGCCGGTCTGGCTCAACGTGGCCCTCGGAGTCGGTGCGGCGGCCGCCGGGCTGGAGCGCGCGCTCCGACTCCGATACCACTGGCTGCTCGACACAGCCGGGACCTGACCTCACACGCCGAACGGAATGGAAAACGAACACAATGAGAACCAGACTCATCTCCTCGATCGCGGTGACAGGTCTTCTCGTCGCCGGTTGCTCGATGACATCCACTCCCGATCCCCCGCTCGATCGCGCGCAACCCGCGAGCCAGACGGAGCTCCGGTGGTCGCCCTGTCCCGCCGGCGTCGAGGACCCTGACGCCGGCCCACCGCAATTGCAATGCGCCACAGTCCAGGTGCCGCTGGATTACCACGATCCCGACGGCGAACAGATCGACTTGACCATCTCGCGCCTGCCGGCGAGCAATCCCGACACCCGACGTGGTTCGCTCATGCTCAATCCCGGTGGTCCCGGCGGCAGCGGACTGGATCAGCCAGTCTTCCTCACACAGCGCGGAATCCCGCAAGAACTTCTCGACACCTATGACCTCATCGGGATCGACACGAGGGGCATCGGCCATTCGTCGCCCATCAGTTGCGGTTTCACTCCCGACATCGAGTACTACGGGGCCGTACCTCCATACGCGTACGATGACACGGCATTCGACGAGCAAGCGACAACAGCCGAGGTGGTGGCGAACCGGTGCGCCGCCAACGACGACGGCCGCATGCGACACATGACGACGGCGAACATGGCGCGCGACCTGGACCGGATCCGCGCCGCACTCGGCGAGGAGAAGGGCAACTTCCTCGGATACTCCTACGGCACAGCGCTGGGCGCCGCGTACGCATCGATGTTCCCGACTGCGACCGACCGAATCGTGTTGGACAGCAACATCGGTGACACCCACCTCGACCGGGACGGGATGCGTCGGTACGCACGCGGCATGGAGGACACGTTCCCCGACTTCGCACGGTGGGCAGCGGCGCGGGACGCCCGGTACGGCCTCGGGAACACGCCCGAGGCGGTGCGCGACACGTACTTCGCCATCGCGGACAAACTCGATCGCGCCCCGGTCGACGGGATCGACGGTCGCACGTTCCGGCTGGGCATGTTCGTCTCGCTGTACAACCCCGCTTCGTACGACGCGACAGCGCAGAACTGGATCGCCATGCGGGACCGTGCACCCAACGACACTCCGCCGGCCATCAGCGCGGCCGCTGCCGAGACGGACAACAGCTGGTCGGTGTTTCTGGCGGTGACGTGCAACGACGTCGAATGGCCGAGTGATCCCACGGTGTACGAGAAGGCCATCGAGGAAGACCGGCAACAGTACCCGCTGTTCGGTGCCGCGGCAGCAAACATCATGCCGTGCGCCTACTGGCAGATCGACCGGACCGCGCAACCGGTGGCTGTCGAGGACGAAGGACCGACCAACGTGCTTGTGGCACAGCATCAGCGCGATCCGGTGACTCCACACGTCAACGGCGAGCGGATCAACGAGAAGTTCGGCGACCGCTCCCTGCTGCTCAGCGTCGACGGCAGCGGGCACGGCGTCTTCGCACTGGGCACGAACGCATGCGCCCAGGACGTCGTCACCGACTATCTGGTCGATGGCAACATGCCGGAGCAGGACGTGACCTGTCCCGCGTAGGCACGCGCCTGACCGGCCGTCACCCGAGGCGGTAAGCGGTCGGTCAGGCTCCCGAGGGGCGCGGCGTGAGGATACGCGGCCCGTCGGCGGTGACCGCCACAGTGTGTTCCCAATGGGCCGAACGTGATCCGTCGTCGGTGACAACGGTCCAATCGTCGTCGAGAACCGAGGTGTCCTCGGTACCGAGCGTCAGCATCGGCTCGATGGCGAGAGTAGAGCCGATCACGAGGGTCGGTCCCTTGCCGGGCTCACCCTCGTTCGCGAGGAACGGCTCCATGTGCATCTCGCGGCCGATCCCGTGCCCACCGTAGCCGTCGACGATGCCGAACGGGCGACCGAACGTCTTCTCCGCGGCGCGGGTGCCGAGCTCGATCGCGTGCGAGATGTCGGTGAGGCGCGCACCGTCGACCATGGCGGCGATCCCCGCCTCCATCGACAACCGCGTCGCCTCGGACAATTCCGCGTCGGCGGTCGACAACTCACCGACCCCGAAGGTCCAGGCCGAGTCGCCGTGCCAACCGTCGAGAATCGCGCCGCAGTCGATGGACACGAGATCGCCCTCGGCGAGCACGACATCGGCCGATGGGATTCCGTGGACCACCACCTCGTTCACCGAGCTGCAGATGGACCCGGGAAAACCGTGGTAGCCCTTGAACGACGGCACCGCCCCGGCGCCACGGATCACGGACTCGGCGACTTCATCGAGGTCGAGGGTGCTGACGCCCGCTTTCGCTGCCTCTCGCACCGCCACCAGCGCGGACCCGACGATCGCGCCGGCGGCGGCCATGGCGTCGAGCTCGCCCGCGCTGCGGAACGGCACGACGCGCTTGCGCTTACGAAAACCCATGCGTTACAGCGATTCCCCGGTTGTCAGGTTGCGCCGTGTCAGGAGACGCCGGCGCCGAGGGCGCTCAGGACGCGCTGATGAACGCCCTGGATGTCACCGACCGCATCGATGGTCTTGACCTGGTCGCCGTAGTAGGCGAGCAGCGGCGCGGTCTCCCTGGTGTAGACGTCCATCCGGTTGCGGATGACCTCTTCGGTGTCGTCAGCGCGGCCACGAGCCAGCATGCGCTCCACGACCACATCGGTGTCGACGACGAACGAGAGCACCGCATCGAGCGAGGCGTCGAGGTTCGCCAGGATGTCGTTGAGTGCGTCGGCCTGCTCGGTCGAACGCGGGAAGCCGTCGAGGATGAAACCCTTCGACGCGTCCGGCTCACCGACGCGGGCACGGACCATGTCCACGGTGATCTCGGACGGGACGAGATTGCCGGCGTCGAGGTACTTCTTGGCCTCGACACCCACGGCGGTGCCCTGAGAGATGTTGGCGCGGAAGAGGTCGCCGGTCGAGATGTGGGGGATCCCGAGTGCTTCGCTCAAGAGTTCCGCCTGGGTGCCTTTGCCTGCTCCAGGCGGGCCGAGAATGACAAGTCTCACTTCAGGAATCCTTCGTACTTGCGTTGCATCAACTGACTGTTGATCTGCTTCATCGTGTCCAGACCCACGCCGACCATGATCAGCACGGCCGTACCACCGAACGGCAGGTTCTGGACGTTGCCGCTGTTGCCGATCTCCAGGAACAGGTTCGGGAGTACCGCGATGATACCGAGATAGATCGAGCCGGGCAGAGTGATGCGACTGAGCACATACCCGAGGTACTCGGCGGTCGGCGCGCCCGGACGGATGCCCGGGATGAACCCACCGTACTTCTTCATCTCGTCGGCGCGTTCCTCCGGATTGAACGTCACCGCCACGTAGAAGTACGTGAAGAAGATGATCATCAGGAAGTACACGGCAATGTAGACGCCGTTGCTGGGATCGGTCAGATACCTGGTGACGTACTCCTGCCACGTCGATTGCGTCCCATCGGGATTGCGCGTGAGCTCGACGATCAGCTGCGGCAGGTACAACAGCGACGAGGCGAAGATCACCGGGATGACGCCGGCCTGGTTGACCTTCAACGGGAGATAGGTCGACGATCCGCCGTACATCTTCCGGCCGACCATGCGCTTGGCGTACTGGACCGGGATGCGTCGCTGGCCCTGCTCGATGAACACGACGCCGGCGACGATGATCAGTGCGGCGACACACACCAGGGCGAAGACGAGTCCGCCGCGGCTGTTCAGGATGGTGCGACCCTCGGCCGGGATACGGGCGGCGATACCGGCGAAGATGAGCAGCGACATGCCGTTGCCGATGCCGCGTTCGGTGATGAGCTCGCCGAACCACATGACGACACAGGCGCCGGCGGTCATGACGAGCACGATGATCGAGAGACCGAAGATGCTCGAATCGTTGAGGACCTCGCCGCTGGTCGCACAGGACTGCGGGAGGAGCTGGCCGCGATCGGCCAGGGCCACGATGCCGGTCGACTGCAAGAGTGCCAATGCGACAGCCAGATAGCGCGTGTACTGCGTCATCTTGGCCTGCCCGGCCTGACCCTCCTTGCGAAGCTGCTCGAACCGCGGGATGACCACGGTGAGCAGCTGCACGATGATGGCCGCGGTGATGTACGGCATGATGCCGATCGCGAACACCGACAGCTGGAGCAGCGCTCCACCGGAGAACAGGTTGATCAGGGAGTAGACCGAACTCGACTCACCCGACGAGACCTCGTCGAGACACGCCCGCACGGCCTGATAGTCGACGCCCGGCGACGGGACCGTCGCGCCCAGCCGATACAGGATGATGATGCCGAGAACGAAGAGGATCTTCTTCCTCAGGTCCGGCGTCCGAATGGCCGCGAAGAGGGGGGAAAGCACTAACTCCTCCTAGGAACGACCACGCGAGGCGTACGTCCCGGGTCGAGGCGACCCGGTCCCCGTGTGCTCGGCAATCGACGATGATCTTTCGGGATGCGGCGATCTTGGTGTGTCCGGCAGGACAACGTCTGAGACTCTAACAGTCACACCGAAACGCCCCGGTCGGGCGGCAGCGATGCTGCCGCCCGACCGCGGTGTGTGTCCGTCAGAGTTCGGTGACGCTGCCGCCGGCAGCGGCGATCTTTTCCTTGGCGGAAGCGGTGAACTTGTCGGCGGTGATGTCGACCTTGACCGACAGGTCGCCGTCGCCGAGAACCTTCACCAGCTTGTTCTTGCGAACGGCACCGGCCGCGACGAGTTCGTCGACGCCGATGGTGCCACCCTGCGGGAACAGGCGGGCGATGTCGCCGACGTTGACGACCTGGTACTCGATCCGGTTGCGGTTGGTGAAGCCCTTGAGCTTCGGCAGCCGCATGTGGATCGGCATCTGGCCACCCTCGAAGCCGGCGGGCACGTTCTTGCGTGCCTTGGTGCCCTTGGTGCCGCGACCGGCGGTCTTACCCTTGGACCCCTCACCGCGACCCACGCGGGTCTTGTCGGTCTTCGACCCCGGTGCGGGGCGAAGGTGATGGAGTTTGATGGTCATTGCTCTTAAACCTCTTCGACTGTCACGAGGTGGCGAACCGCGTTGATGAGGCCGCGGTTAATCGGCGTGTCCTCGCGGGTGACGGTCTGGCGGATGCCTCGGAGTCCGAGGGTCCGCAGGCTGTCACGCTGGTTCTTCTTGGTACCGATGGTGCCCTTGAC
Protein-coding sequences here:
- a CDS encoding TetR/AcrR family transcriptional regulator; its protein translation is MAQKSELDSRAKVLIAACEMVGEDPASSLSVRAVASRAGVSMGSLRHHFPTQRALRDAVLRTIYDVATSDDDVIHDRSVPARDRLVQCLRKVLAPSAGDEARKAWIKVFDAFIVPEPTDETRSAYLAMAAEGVRRMEHWLTVLDEEGALVDGDVSQQASFLNAVVSGVSIERALPGDMSILERENAILYLAVDAVVKSVE
- a CDS encoding alpha/beta hydrolase, with protein sequence MRTRLISSIAVTGLLVAGCSMTSTPDPPLDRAQPASQTELRWSPCPAGVEDPDAGPPQLQCATVQVPLDYHDPDGEQIDLTISRLPASNPDTRRGSLMLNPGGPGGSGLDQPVFLTQRGIPQELLDTYDLIGIDTRGIGHSSPISCGFTPDIEYYGAVPPYAYDDTAFDEQATTAEVVANRCAANDDGRMRHMTTANMARDLDRIRAALGEEKGNFLGYSYGTALGAAYASMFPTATDRIVLDSNIGDTHLDRDGMRRYARGMEDTFPDFARWAAARDARYGLGNTPEAVRDTYFAIADKLDRAPVDGIDGRTFRLGMFVSLYNPASYDATAQNWIAMRDRAPNDTPPAISAAAAETDNSWSVFLAVTCNDVEWPSDPTVYEKAIEEDRQQYPLFGAAAANIMPCAYWQIDRTAQPVAVEDEGPTNVLVAQHQRDPVTPHVNGERINEKFGDRSLLLSVDGSGHGVFALGTNACAQDVVTDYLVDGNMPEQDVTCPA
- the map gene encoding type I methionyl aminopeptidase; translated protein: MGFRKRKRVVPFRSAGELDAMAAAGAIVGSALVAVREAAKAGVSTLDLDEVAESVIRGAGAVPSFKGYHGFPGSICSSVNEVVVHGIPSADVVLAEGDLVSIDCGAILDGWHGDSAWTFGVGELSTADAELSEATRLSMEAGIAAMVDGARLTDISHAIELGTRAAEKTFGRPFGIVDGYGGHGIGREMHMEPFLANEGEPGKGPTLVIGSTLAIEPMLTLGTEDTSVLDDDWTVVTDDGSRSAHWEHTVAVTADGPRILTPRPSGA
- a CDS encoding adenylate kinase, whose amino-acid sequence is MRLVILGPPGAGKGTQAELLSEALGIPHISTGDLFRANISQGTAVGVEAKKYLDAGNLVPSEITVDMVRARVGEPDASKGFILDGFPRSTEQADALNDILANLDASLDAVLSFVVDTDVVVERMLARGRADDTEEVIRNRMDVYTRETAPLLAYYGDQVKTIDAVGDIQGVHQRVLSALGAGVS
- the secY gene encoding preprotein translocase subunit SecY gives rise to the protein MLSPLFAAIRTPDLRKKILFVLGIIILYRLGATVPSPGVDYQAVRACLDEVSSGESSSVYSLINLFSGGALLQLSVFAIGIMPYITAAIIVQLLTVVIPRFEQLRKEGQAGQAKMTQYTRYLAVALALLQSTGIVALADRGQLLPQSCATSGEVLNDSSIFGLSIIVLVMTAGACVVMWFGELITERGIGNGMSLLIFAGIAARIPAEGRTILNSRGGLVFALVCVAALIIVAGVVFIEQGQRRIPVQYAKRMVGRKMYGGSSTYLPLKVNQAGVIPVIFASSLLYLPQLIVELTRNPDGTQSTWQEYVTRYLTDPSNGVYIAVYFLMIIFFTYFYVAVTFNPEERADEMKKYGGFIPGIRPGAPTAEYLGYVLSRITLPGSIYLGIIAVLPNLFLEIGNSGNVQNLPFGGTAVLIMVGVGLDTMKQINSQLMQRKYEGFLK
- the rplO gene encoding 50S ribosomal protein L15, yielding MTIKLHHLRPAPGSKTDKTRVGRGEGSKGKTAGRGTKGTKARKNVPAGFEGGQMPIHMRLPKLKGFTNRNRIEYQVVNVGDIARLFPQGGTIGVDELVAAGAVRKNKLVKVLGDGDLSVKVDITADKFTASAKEKIAAAGGSVTEL
- the rpmD gene encoding 50S ribosomal protein L30 — protein: MAELKITQVKGTIGTKKNQRDSLRTLGLRGIRQTVTREDTPINRGLINAVRHLVTVEEV